In Lepus europaeus isolate LE1 chromosome 8, mLepTim1.pri, whole genome shotgun sequence, a single genomic region encodes these proteins:
- the INTS12 gene encoding integrator complex subunit 12: MAATVNLELDPIFLKALGFLHSKSKDSAEKLKALLDESLARGVDASYRPSQKDVEPPKVSSTKAISIKQEPKTSSSLPSGNNNGKVLTTEKVKKEAEKRPADKIKSDVTEGADIPKKPRLEKSETRSSPITVQTSKDLAIADLSSFEETSADDFAMEMGLACVVCRQMTVASGNQLVECQECHNLYHQDCHKPQVTDKEVNDPRLVWYCARCTRQMKRMAQKTQKPPQKPAPTVVSVAPAVKDPLVKKPETKLKQETTFQAFKRTEVKTSTVISGNSSSTSVSSSVTSGLTGWAAFAAKTSSTGPSTAKLSSTTQNNSGKPATSSASQKPVGLTGLATSSKGGIGSKIGSNNSTTPTVPLKPPPPLTLGKTGLSRSVSCDNVSKVGLPSPSSLVPGSSNQLSGNGNSGTSGPGGSTTSKSTSESSSSSSASLKGPTSQESQLNAMKRLQMVKKKAAQKKLKK, from the exons ATGGCTGCTACTGTGAACTTGGAACTTGACCCTATTTTTTTGAAAGCACTAGGTTTCTTACATTCGAAGAGTAAAGATTCTGCTGAGAAACTAAAAGCACTACTTGATGAATCCTTGGCTCGGGGTGTTGATGCAAGTTACCGTCCATCTCAAAAG GATGTGGAGCCACCCAAAGTTTCAAGCACAAAAGCTATTTCTATTAAGCAAGAACCCAAAACATCATCCAGTCTTCCTTCAGGCAATAATAATGGCAAGGTCCTCACAACTGAAAAGGTAAAGAAGGAAGCTGAAAAGAGACCTGCTGATAAA ATAAAATCAGATGTTACTGAAGGAGCTGATATTCCAAAGAAACCTAGACTAGAGAAATCAGAGACACGGTCCTCTCCCATTACTGTCCAAACCAGCAAGGATTTAGCTATAGCTGACCTTTCCAGTTTTGAGGAGACCAGTGCTGATGATTTTGCTATGGAGATGGGACTGGCCTGTGTTGTTTGCAG GCAGATGACAGTAGCATCTGGTAATCAATTAGTCGAATGTCAAGAATGCCATAATCTGTACCACCAAGACTGCCATAAACCCCAGGTAACAGACAAGGAAGTGAATGACCCTCGCCTGGTGTGGTATTGTGCCCGATGTACCAGACAGATGAAAAGAATG GCTCAAAAAACTCAGAAACCACCACAGAAACCAGCTCCTACAGTTGTTTCTGTAGCTCCAGCTGTAAAAGATCCGTTGGTTAAGAAACCAGAAACTAAACTCAAGCAAGAGACAACTTTCCAAGCATTCAAGAGAACAGAAGTCAAG acATCCACGGTTATTTCAGGAAATTCTTCTAGTACCAGTGTTTCCTCTTCGGTAACTAGTGGCCTAACAGGTTGGGCAGCTTTTGCAGCCAAAACATCTTCTACTGGTCCCTCAACAGCAAAATTGAGTTCTACAACACAAAACAACAGTGGAAAACCTGCTACCTCATCTGCCAGCCAGAAGCCTGTGGGTTTGACTGGTCTGGCAACATCTTCCAAAGGTGGAATAGGTTCTAAAATAGGTTCCAATAATAGTACAACACCCACTGTACCACTGAAACCACCTCCACCTCTAACCTTAGGCAAAACTGGCCTTAGTCGCTCGGTTAGTTGTGATAATGTTAGCAAAGTAGGTCTTCCCAGTCCAAGTAGTTTAGTTCCAGGAAGCAGCAACCAACTAAGTGGGAATGGAAATAGTGGGACATCAGGCCCTGGTGGAAGTACCACTAGTAAAAGTACTTCAGAATCTAGTAGCTCTTCCTCAGCATCCCTTAAAGGTCCAACTTCACAAGAATCACAGCTCAATGCTATGAAGAGATTACAGATGGTTAAGAAGAAAGCTGCCCAAAAGAAACTCAAGAAATAG